The window AGGCCAGCGAGCCATGACGGATCCGACGGCAACCGTCCAAGACATATTCACCAACGGTGACATCGGAGCGTGCATTGTCCCATCACACCCGGTCACGGTGGGTGGAGATGATGCACCGCCAAGCAGGGAAAACGAAAACAGAGTGCTCTTCTTCATCTGGTATCCATGCGTCGGAGCTTGGCTCAAATTCTTCTTTTTTTTATCATTAGCCTAAAGGGGCTGGCCTccatggctggctggctaTCTCGGGCTGGTCTAGCCCCTAAACCCGAAAATGAAAAACCGTGACTCCGTTAGCATGCCGTCCTCTCGACGTCAACACACACTTAgttgcctcgtcggcgatcACGCTCCTCGGCAATGGTGAGCTTGACGCCCTTGCCCTTGGGCAGCGAGATCCACGGCTTCTCCTGGCCGATGACGAAAACGTTGCTCTCACGGGTGGCGAAGGAGTTGTCGATGGCGTCCTTGATGTGCACAATGTTGAAGCCACCATCGTGGCGCTCACGgtggacgatgacgccgacaCGACCCATGTTGCGACCGCCGGtgaccatggcgacggcgccagtGTCGAACTTGATGTAGTCGCTGATCTTGCCGGTGCTCAGGTCAATCTTGACGGTGTCGTTGACCTTGATGCTGGGGTCGGGGTAGCGGATGCTGCGCCGTCACGTTAGCGAGGGCCGACGCGGAGGGGAACATACAGCCAGCCGTCAAATGAAGCTCCCGtcgagacgacggcttcgaATCTACCAAAGCTTGATTCAACGGCTGAATGATGTCTGACAGAACTCACGTTCTCGCATCGTGCGTGACCAAGAATGGGATTCCACCACGGCCGAGCTGAACGCGCTTGACCTTGCCGAGCTTGTActcggcctcctccgtcTGGATTCGGTGGACGGTGAAGCGGCCCTTGGTGTCGTAGATGAGTCGGAAGTTCTCGCCCGTCTTCTCGATGGTGATGACGTCCATGAAGCCGGCAGGGTAGGTCATGTCGGTACggaccttgccgtcgaccttGACCAGGCGCTGCATGAGGATCGCCTTGGTCTCGCGGTAGTTGAGCGCATACTTGAGACGGTTTCGGATGAACACGATCAGGGGCATGCAGTCGCGGAGCTTGTGAGGACCGGCCGAAGGCTTGGGCGCGTAGGTACCCGACAGCTTGTCGAGCAGCCAGTGCGAGGGCGCGCTGAGGCGCTTCTGGTGCTTCTTGCTGCGAAAAGGTCAGTCGCCGTAGGCTGGCAAGAATGTGTGTATATCCAACTCGGCCATGGGAAAGAAAGAAGAGTCTTTTCCCGCAGCCGAGGGATGCCCGCATGTCAATCAGTCTTGCACTTACATTCCCTTGGCCATGGTGTCGTTTGCCTGTTGTCCTGGAGGTGTTGAGGAAAAGTCGAAAGCTGGCCGATACCGTTGCAACAGTGGGCAGGAAATCCCGGGCCACAACTTTTTGCCATTCGCCTAGCGTCAGCAGCGGGGGCTTTCATGCCCTATGTCAAGTCGGACAAATTTTCGCGAACGCACGTGGGGTGGCACGTGACTAGAAAACGCGCATTTAGCAGGattacctaagtactcctaagtaagtacagtacagtacagtacttccatacagtacttgttccggtgcggagtattaatacttgaatatgtactgtacttaagtaagtacagtacagtatgcgTACAGCTCTATTACTTACttccagtactccgtactccgtactgtattccGTATATCTGCTTAGTACTGACATTACAGTAGGTTCTTACGTatatgctccgtactccgtactccgtacaaatacagtacagtacaggacaGTACTTAATTCACCCAGTACTTgcccgtacttgtacagaaaagtacgtacggagtacggagaactgtaTGGTAGTCACAGTAACAAAACCATTGATACTTGCTACCCAcctaatacttgtacagtgctccgtacggagtaagtactgtactgtattaatgCTTCGAATATGCTCTGCTCTCTTGTCACATGCAAACCTTGCGGCCCTCCACTTCACCGTTGGCCACTCCACCATTGGGTAATGGTGGGTGCGGCCCGTCCCAACAATCCcttactacctacctacttacggagtacagtactccttATTGCACCTACAGTTCCTACTGCACTCACTGCTATTCTCAGTGCTCGTATagagtaattactgtgctTACACGTCGTATACAAGTGTGCATGCTAGTATACGGAGGACTGACCATCGGTATTGTTGAGCTTCGTTGTCCAATGGCATGTGAAAACCTGTCTACCCCTGTCGCTTGCGCGCCACCGCCATATTGTCATGGCAGGGCAGAGTGATCATGAAAGCACGCAATGCCCAGCCTTTGGCAGCCTTCGATCGTCACTTGCTTCGTGATGGGGATGGATCAGGTTGCACGGCGTACAAGGTAGCGTAGAGTGCACAGTTCGTGCGCGTACGTGCAGCAATGAATTCATGAGAGGGGTATCAAATCAGGAGCTCGTGTTTCCTGTTCTCGGACCGACAGAAAGCCGAGGCAAAAAAGAACGCTTCTCGCTTCAAGAAAAAACCAGCTACTTGGAGGTAGGTGCACGATGGTCCCTCGCGGCGTGCTTGCCTGAGACGCTTCATCCTGCGGCTCTGGGTGAAGGATCCGAGATTTCGTCCCGGTCGTCCCATCctgccctccctcgccctgGCTAAAGTCGGACGAACGGCGAGGTAGATGCGAGGGGGAAGCTCGCGAGTCACGGTACAGATTGTCCGTCCAACCGTCGACCCTTTTCCTTTCAGCATTTTACAGGGTGCACCCTGTGACGGTCCCGGCGATgttcggtgccggcgacggaggaggaggatgagccCGAGTAGGCGTCGTAGGGACGAGTGGGCGTCTGGGAGAGCCTCGATTCGTCGAGCAGCAGTCTCGCAATGTCCATCTCGCCGCCCAACAAGTGAGGCCCGTTGAGCTCGGCAAACTCAAAAGTGGCGGGTGAGGGGGTGTGACCGTACTCTAGCATCTGCAACGGCCACGAGCTCAGGTCCTCCTTGGAGCTGCTGTGGCTTATCGGCTGGTttcccgacgtcgacggcggcggcggcttgagCGAGTCACCGATGGACAGGGTGACGGACGGCTCGAGGGTGTCGTTgccccggccgtcgtccttggccgAATGGAAGGTGCATTTTTCGATGCGTTGAAATACGGCGGGATACTTGTTGCGCACTCGGTCGCGCAGGTCCGTCGGCTGCCTGCTCGAGAGGTGATATCGGGGATCTCGCTGGATCTTGGACCAAGCAGGGCCGTATATGTCGAGGCCTTCGAGTATTTCACGGTCGTCTTGGTCCGAGAACGGTCGCCTCTCCCGCCGCGGCGACTTCTTGAAGGGGCCGTGTatgccgagctcggccagaTCCTCCACCTTCTTCCGGTGTGCCCGactcttcttcttcggcgGACGGTCGGCCTCGTGCGGCGGACTCTGGCTGTCGGCCGGCGGCTGCGCGTCTTCCTCGATGAGAATGTTCTCCGAGTGGAGGCCCTTCCTCGCCttccccgccgtcggccgtctcgaagCGGCCGGGGGCGGCAACGTCGGCTTGGGAACGCCCGACGGCTCGCAGAGCTCGGCCGGGCAGCAGGTTCTGAACCTATCCTTGAGGTCGCCGGGGGTGCGATGGTTGAAGGTAAAGTCGCGGTCCTCGATGATGCTTGTCCACTTCCCGACGCCGTATCGGCTCACGCCGAGGAGAAGAtgcctcgtctcctcctcggtcCACTTCTTCCGCGGCTTCGTCGCTCGTTTCCGCGTCTTGCGTCCGCACCGTTCGACgtcgggcgaggacggagggGCGTTGTTGGCCTTGTCTCCCGATTCGCGAGCGAAGTCGGGTGGCAGGTTCGGCTGGCCCATCTCGGCATCGCAGTAGGAGCCAAAGGCAATTGGCGGAAACATGGCGGCATGGGGTGGAGGCTCGTGCAGGCCGTTGATGATGGGCGGCACCGCAGGCGCCTGCTGGGCCGCCATCTGCTTCATCAACGGCTGCGGCAGCTGGACAAAGTCGtccttggcgccgccgacgcttcGTTTCTTGCTCCAGCCATCGTCGAAGGCGTCGGACGGTTCGTTGAGGATGATGGAGTGTGCGTGGGGCGATGCCGTGTCGAGAGCATCCATGTAGCTCAGGAGCATCCGCAGAGGGTGGGAGGCTGCCCATCGACCGCCGTCCTCGCGTCGAGCCGCGGCGGTTGGATCATCGATGAGGGAGGAGAGAGGGttgctggcggcggcgaagacggccgagtcggccCGGTGGCTCGCCTCCAGCTCGATGGGCGGTAGCGGGCGATCCGAGgaggatgtcgacgtcgtcgtcgtcgaggaggaggaggaggaggtcggcAGGGTCAGGGCATGGAGAGGCGGCAGGTCAGGGTGCTGGATCTGACTTtggggcgtcgtcgagtcaTTCAAGAGATGGATAAGGCGCGGCTCTATGGTGGCCATGTTTGCGCaaccgacgatgccggaAACTCAAGCGACAGCGCAGGGAGACGAAAACTGGACAGGGTGCAGGACCAGCAGACCGGCCAGGGCCGACATGTCCCCACGAGGCCGTGTCGAGTCTGACCAGCAGCGCAATGAAAGGAGGAGGGTCTGGCTCGGAACTGGCAGTGGTGACGGAGCCAGCGATGGGGCAAGAGCAAGAAAAGGAAGAGATGTGCGtggtcgacgatggtgccggTGCGTGGGAAGTGCTGGttctcggcgtcctcgaggatGTCCTTGGATCTTGGAAGAAGGTGGTCAGCGGTGGTGCCCCATCAAGTATATGTATCATAGGAGgtagggagtacaagtacggagtgctggtgctgcattacggagtaagtacggagtaccgagtactgcAACGCAAGTACCATGTTGTGCAGCACGgagaacaagtacaagtacttgcatgcaaagaagtgtacttgcagtacggagtactgtactgtactctgtccAGAACGGAATATACTTTGGTGCAGCAGTAAGTagactccgtactccgtgcttgggGCAAAGGTATCGGTACGTAAGCTCCTTTACATACTTACgtaccaggtacttgcttggatCTGCCGTGCCTCAGCTAGGTTGGTACGTACCTGACGGTGTGCCGCTAATTACTCACTTCCACTTAAGTATATGTACACGGTACCGGTGAAGTTGGGTATCGGCGATTAGGCGGCCATCGCAGTACCAATAATACcgggtacctagtagtaataccaggtaataatagttgcaaatgcatgtacaagtacttgtacctatttacaacgtacagtattactgtacttacgtgtacggagtacttacttgggtaCGTGCATggtactacagtacggagtactccgtacagtatttaATACTTAGGTTGGTAGGCGCGCATTAATATTGAttgtaagtacgtaagtaagtacggagtaagtattccgtactgtactgtacctgtagatgtacacgtaagtacctGTGCTTCCCTATGCCACTGGACGGGTCGGAACGGACATTCACGTGAAACCAGGCCTTCTCATCACATGTCTTTGGTCACCGTTCGTCCGGACTCCCTCGTACCccgtacctgcatgtactgtacagtactgtatctGTAAATGGGTTGTCTTTTCCGCTGTCCTTTGACCAGTCTTACTAATGGTTATTGCATTGTATGAGCAACTAGAAATTGTTGGGGCTTCGGGCTTCCCTTGCCACGTCAATCAACGGCATGCCAATGTTTGGTGCGCTTGCCAGTGCCAGCTGGGCACAAGGCACCTACAATATGGGTGTCCGACCGAacacacgtaagtacttgcacaggcACGAAGTGCGTAGAAAGGAATACCTACTGTccaagtaagtgtactgtacatgtacatgtactcgtactacACAGGCCCAATCCATCAAAGCAAACGTACTGGTacgtccaagtacatgttaGTGGATGCGTATcctgcagcacatgtacttgcagtattcCTCAACTCTGTTCCTATCTAGTAGTTGTCCACGAGTCTCGGCGAACACTGGAGTCCACCTCACTGTCCTGCTTGCGTCCTCTTTGGTGCTTTGCAAGCACCTGTACGTTGATTTGGGCACAGTTGGGCTGCCGTTGTGGTACCGCGCGCGGAGTGCCAGCTATCGGAGTTGAGTGACAGCCTCTACACTGCACAGCCAGGGACGGAATGTTTTCACGTAGTAAGTTGGAAGGCAGCGACGCCAACAGGTCGCGGCTGCATCCGCATTCCCGTTGATTGATCACCGTGAGCACCGTGAGACGGCGGCAGTCGATCGGATCATGCCATGCCAGCTACTTGCATGCATTACTTGCCGTCCGTCCGCCCGTCCTGTTGGGCGACAGCCATTACCCTGTACCTAGGACTGTAGACCCACCGAATGCTTGCTGCAGTTTATTAGTATACGAGTACAACTAAAGGTACATGATGTGACTTGGGTACCCAGACCTTGGTAGAGGTaattagtactgtacttgctgtaaaTGGACCTCGTGTGAAACAACACCTAGGTGTATCTGTCCCtgaactgtactgtaggtactgtacatgcacgcacagAGTACTACTTATGTTGGTGTGCTATAAGTGTGCATCAATAGCAAGCACATGCCATGCGAGAGCCGGCGATTGTATCCCCGGCTGCCGCTAAAGCTCCGACCCCGGTCGCTTCCAGAGCAGATGCCGTTCCGATCCTCATTTCCCTCACaagttagtacggagtacggagcaagtacactcaagtacagtaaaaGTGGTATTTGAAGgtgcagcactccgtactccgaatattaataatacttactccgtacctacgtccatgtacttgaatgtacccatgtacggagtactccgtcctccgtcctccgttcTCAAGTGCAGTGTTACAAGTAAGCACAAGCacaccgtactgtacatatacatgtacaagaagCACTCCAGTGCTATTAGTGAATAATACCgctgtatccgtacggagtaataatattCAATGTCCATCGACTTGACCTTGTTCTTTTCGCTTCCTCTCGGCTGTCCCGTCCGTGTTTGGGTCGAACCCACCCCCTCCTTTTTCGTCGTCATAGCCTCAGCTCTGCCGTCCATCCCTCCTCGGGTGCTGTTCACCGACATCGTCGAGTCATTTCGCGGTCCGTCCACATGGTTACCGAGCCTGTTATCCCCTCGCCCCCTCACtccaagtaagtattattgGGGAATGAAGTAGTACATACTACATGGTATCAGAAATAAGGTGTACACGTAGTACTGATGAtccaagtgcaagtacatgtgctctgtacggagcgctCGCATGTGTATACcgagtattacagtacaactacagtactgtacatgcacgtgcaCGTGCACATGGACTTACAGCACGCTTCCGCCAGCATTGATTATGTATGCCTGCTTGGattagtacctaagtaataattacatacttaattaagtagtaatacctgGTATGCTGTACAAATACATGCGAATAtacaactattactccatacggaTTACATCAACTCCCTGTTGTTTCGACCACCAGTTCTAGCATCACCATTTTTCACGACCTCATTCATTGGTGGAATCGGTATTATCAGTATTTTCTCAAGTCTTCTTCTCACTCCCTGCTCGCAGCACACAACTACTCTACGCCTGCATGCACCggaccgtcggcgacggccattgGTCCACGCTTTCAGATGCCGACTTCGCACTCTGCCGATCCCCCGCTGGCCACGGCGGTCCAATcgatcgtcgacgacggcatcaagTTCCTGACCAGTGCGGATCCGACAGATACATGTACGGGTAAGCCAGGTGCCGACGGTAGCGGGAAGCCATCTCGCCGCTCACCCACTGCCCCCATTGCCTCAGAATACCCTCTCGTTCGTGAAGCAACGACCACGCCCGCTGCCTATACATGAGGATGAAATGAGCGTGGTATGCGTCCCCCAACATGAACCAGGGTGTTTGGTTCCCGCTCGCATCAAGGCTGCCCCAGTTACCATGCATGACCGCCTCCGAGACTGACCGCCAGGGAGGAAAGGTAGGCGCCAGTTGGCGCGGTGATGAAAAGAAGAATGGCTTGCCATCACTCTTGATCCCGGTCATGACGAATTCGACAAAGGCTCTGCAATGCTCGGCTCCAGACTGAAGGAGATGTTGGACTCGGTCAAGGCCCCAGAGGCTGATGGAATAGGTCCAGGGACTCGAGCCGACCTGGGACAATGACGGGCTCGAAACAACAAAGCAGGGCCGCCGTTGCAAGGACAGCATCATCCAAGAATCCGCgaccagctcgccgccgcattCGTTAAATGGCAAGAGAGGGGCCGCCTTCCCCTTGCCGGAGCCTTCGCTCTTGAGCCGAGCCGAGATGGCGACGTAGAGGCCGTGAATGTACTCTAGAACGCACTGCACCGACTCTGTATCCCGACCGGTCGAGCGCCTGCGTTGATACCTATCCAGCATGTCCCAGCTCCAGGCGGGTAGCGTGCCTGGCTTGTCCCACACGCTGGGCCGCATGTCAACAGTCGCCGAGCATCGTGTGTACATCTTGCACAGCAGCTCGTATCGAAGGAAGGCGCGGAAGAAGCGTCGTCGTTCCGACCCTCTCAGCGAGCCAAAGCGGACGACACCtttgccctcgccctcgacggcacgcAGAGACTCGTGGCACCAGTTGGGTAGCTGTCGATAGGCCTGCCACTGATAGGAACTCGTCGCTTTGCCGAGGAAATCGTTGATGAAGAGGCGAAGCTGCCGATGGAGCCGACCGAGTTTCCTCAACAGGCACGATTGCTCGCCACGCCGCCGTGTCGAATCGGGAAGTGTGCCGGCGGCCCAGGATATGAGGTGGTGATGGACCAGATTCGCGTACTCGGCCCCGTCCGCCGTCCCGTCTCTGTCGGGAAAGAGGACAACGGCTGTGGCGTCGTGCAATAGATCCCCCGGAAACTCCTTGGGAAGAAAATGCTCCCAAATCGTAGTCTCGAACTTGGCGCGCAGCCCAAGGATGGCGGGAGATGCGTAGCTCCATCGAACCAGATCGCTGTACGTGTCTGCCTGTAGGACCATGGCGAGTTGCATCTCCGCCGGGAGCTTGTCGAACGGATCCGTCCCATCCATCTTCCTTTTTTCTGGCGTCCCTTTCACTCTCCTAGCGCTCGCCATTCTTTTTTCCATCTCTGAAACCGAATCGATCGGCGGTTGGTCACTTGGAGATGCCACCGAGGCCTGCGTAGGAGGGTCGAGGTTTGGGTGCAACGGCAAGAACAAGGATTGAAACCAGCCGCCGGCATTTGACAATAAATAAGTGTGCAGGAGCCGAACAAGCTTTGCATTCATCCGGGGATCAGTCATCATTGGCTTAGCTTGCCCCCCAAGGCAGACAATTTCACTTCGAATTTAGCGTTGCAGATTGCAAGCGTCCAGAGGTTGGCCCCAGGTGGTTGACATCActccggcgccgacgtcgacgttggaGGGCTCAAGATTGGACCCGGGGAGGAAGCAAAGGTCTGAAGCAGCAGACGTTCACAGGAAGGAGTGCGGAAGGACATCCAACCATTCGTTTTGATTCGATACCAATGAGCCATTTACGTATTGGATCGAAACCGCGTGGAAGCGAGAGTCCAGGTGGGCGTCATCGATGTCGATGGTGATTGATGGAGAGAGAATCAACGCCGGCCGCTGGGTTCCCGTCGCGCCGCAGTGCGTTTGCGAAGAAATCGTATAAAAATGACATAGATATTTCGGGAAATGTTTTTGGACCATATTCGAGGATAGACAACCGGAGAGAGACAATTGTTGCTGAGGCATACGAAGGTGTACATCTGGGCGCACCATAATCCTGAGGCACCAACTTgcgctgtacatgtacgagtgaatactattattacagtaTTATACAAGGAACCCAACAAGCGCAGCACAGTCACCTCAGCACTTGCGCCGTCGTGAGGTACTTGCTCCTTGGTATCCATCCCACGTGCTCTGCACCTGCTCCCTCCGCACACCGACTATTTTCAACCCAATCGCATCTCCATCCATTTCCCTGCCTCATTGTCGCCTCTCTCTCTTGCCCATCTCGAATGAACCGTTGCCGAACCCGTGCCGAATCTAGTCATCATCCTGAGGCACATCCATGGCTTCCTCCCTGCCCTTCATCCCTCGGGTGGTATTCACCGTCATCGAGCCTGTATCGCTGTGAGTTCACTTCCGCCTTTGACCTCGTCAACCGACCGCTACCTGGTCGACAGATTGCTTAGTTGATGAATGATGGCAGCCTCGCaggcttcgtcggcgccgtccacgATCCCGCCTggttcgtcgccgagcaggtGCCCCAAGCGATCCCGCCGCCTGCGGCCGCCTCCTTTGTCCCCGTGAGCAGCCTCGTCATTGGCTGGCAGCTCGGGAACATGTatctgctcgtcggcctcgtcggcctcgccgtcctgctcTCCACCTCCGAGGTCAAGGTCGTCCGCAACTACCTCGTCGCTCTCTGGATCGGCGACATTGGCCACGTAGCCGCGAGCTGTTACGGCTTGGGCCGCGAGCGCCTCGTCCATCCCTCGACATGGAACGCCATGGCCTGGGGAAACATTGCAGTGACGGTCGGTTCAACCCACCTCTTTCTGTCTCCTTGTCCGCCGCCGTGATGCTCACACGTGCTACGTCGACAGCTCTTCTTGTTCCTGACGCGCTCGGCCTATTTCCTGGGTGCCTTTGGTCCCGACAGGCCACCATTCATCGCGGGCAAGAAATCCTCGTAGCGGAAGCGAATGGATGCACGGATGGGAGGAGATCTTTGCAACAATGAGTGGTTGTCTAGACGCTGCAAGGATGTACAGTGGGTGCTATTTGGTGCATGCTACTAGTCTACAGGCAAGGTGATAATTAGCCAGCCGGCGAAATGAGTTGGCCCAGGTGCCCATCCGACTCGTCATTGCGTGCAGCATTTTAATACTGATATTAGCGCGTACTCGAAAATGCCGGTGCATCCATGGTACCTCGTAAGTGACTGTGAGTTGAGCTGCATGCTGTGATTACTATCGTACACATGCTCACTACTGCATACATCGATGATGAGAGCAAGTATTGTTTGCACTTTCACTTTCGGCCAAGCCTCGGTCACGCATACTCGACAAGAACAATAATTGCAAATGTACTTGTCCATGCGGATactttacatgtacttgaaccGAATCGTATGGCCGAGCACTCGCATCCCACCAAGTGTTCCGATTCCGAGCATTGCATCTTCCGGGGGGGaatgtactctgtaattgCATTATCATGTttatgcatgcatgtatgcGATGAGACCCTAAACCTACCTGCACACTAACGAGGACTTGCAACTAATGTAACCCTAACCCTGTAGATCTTCAGCCAACCAAAGTTTACACCCCACCTCGttgtacctacttgtacatgcacgcctaCAATGTATGCACTGGTACGTGTCGTGACCAAGCAAGCCCAACAAAAACAACAATCAACAGAGCAGAGGAAACACCTTGTCTGCTCCCTACAGATCTCTCcaacctcttcctcctcgagtCGCCCTTGCCCCCCTGCTTGCTTTTCGCCGGCGCTGAAAAGGCAGCGCCGCGCCGTATCCACAGGTCATGGAGCTGCGCCATCATTTCGGCGGACGGACTCGACCCAGCCAAagcaacggcagcagcaacggcaacagcagtACGTTGGAAACGCTGCCCGTGAATCCGAATCCGAATCCAACTTCATCCGTCAACCCATGGCCATCCGCTTTGACCGCCAAGAATTTCCCCGCTCGTCGCGGTGCAGAGGTCTCCGGGGCAAAGAGCATCGCGAGTGACATCACCAGGCTGGCCaacgagagcgaggaggaggatgacggggCGACTCACTTGAACTCGAACTtgagctcgccgcctccacAGCCTAGCCACGTAACCTCCTCCGAGCTGGAAGAAGGGACCTTGGAGGATGCGGAGAAGGAGCAGCTCATGATACAGCTTCTCGCCGACCTTTCCCGCGCCTCGAACGAGTTCATGCTCCGCTTGACCAACGGCGCTCCCGAGAACAGCGTCTTCCGCCACGTGCTCCTCATGAAAAAGGAGGTATTCTCATCGCTTTGCGAGCGCTACAACCGCTTTGATCCGTCGTGGCCGTTTCTCGACATCTCATGGCTGGAAAGGCACCCGACGGTGACGCGTGGCGCTAACATCATCGCAAGAGCGAATCTCGCCATCATTCTCGACTGCATACAGGGTGTTCCGGAGGAGAATGACCCAATTCTGCTCACCATTTTCGAAGGTCTCGATGCCGCCTTCCCATGGGTCTTTACCGATCCCACCGAGGACAGCCGCTATTCAAAACTGACGTTGGAGATTCGCACGCAGTATTGCATCCAGCATTTTGCCCATGACGCCAGCGCAAGCCCCAAGGTGCTCCTTTCGTCCATTTTTTGCGACAACGTTGCCGAAGAAAATGCCGACTACGCTGCCATGATGGCCAACGGTCCCTTCAAAAGCCTCGGAGATGAGATGGACTCTGACATCACCGACAAGATCGGACTGCGCATTTTGGACCTCTTTCACCTCATGAGAGGAGACCCAGACGCGGCCCTCGCCAAGCTCAGAAAAAGATTTCCGCTGCAGGAGCTCCTTGATGAATTCAAGAGATGGATCGTGTCGGAATACACCAGCTTGCAGGATTCCGGTGACGACGTGTCGCAACGCCGTTCGACGCCATCCGAAGTCCCGCCGTTGTCGGACATTGTGAAAGATGTTCATGCCGGGTATGTTGCCGAACTGGCCCAGATCGATCAACAGCAGCAACTTTTGCTAACTGTCTCCAGACCGAGCCTTTTTCACGGTCCAGAATCTGTGCTTTTTCTCGAAAAGCCGTGGGAGCCTGGTGCCTCACCGTCTTCTACTCGGCAACGGCCATCACGAGGGGCACTGGCTGGAAGGGCGCCAATGCATGCTCCACGAACCATCAGGGACCCTACCAGCCGAGAGCTGCTCCTGACCCAGACGCCACCTCCTACTGCGAGCCCAAGGGCAACGGCGAAACGGCCTTTGGAGGCTGTGtatggtgatgatggtgatgatgtcgacgacgacgacgaaagcGAGCTTTTCGAAAGTGATAC of the Drechmeria coniospora strain ARSEF 6962 chromosome 01, whole genome shotgun sequence genome contains:
- a CDS encoding ribosomal protein S4 translates to MAKGIKKHQKRLSAPSHWLLDKLSGTYAPKPSAGPHKLRDCMPLIVFIRNRLKYALNYRETKAILMQRLVKVDGKVRTDMTYPAGFMDVITIEKTGENFRLIYDTKGRFTVHRIQTEEAEYKLGKVKRVQLGRGGIPFLVTHDARTIRYPDPSIKVNDTVKIDLSTGKISDYIKFDTGAVAMVTGGRNMGRVGVIVHRERHDGGFNIVHIKDAIDNSFATRESNVFVIGQEKPWISLPKGKGVKLTIAEERDRRRGN
- a CDS encoding MYB DNA-binding domain containing protein, with protein sequence MATIEPRLIHLLNDSTTPQSQIQHPDLPPLHALTLPTSSSSSSTTTTSTSSSDRPLPPIELEASHRADSAVFAAASNPLSSLIDDPTAAARREDGGRWAASHPLRMLLSYMDALDTASPHAHSIILNEPSDAFDDGWSKKRSVGGAKDDFVQLPQPLMKQMAAQQAPAVPPIINGLHEPPPHAAMFPPIAFGSYCDAEMGQPNLPPDFARESGDKANNAPPSSPDVERCGRKTRKRATKPRKKWTEEETRHLLLGVSRYGVGKWTSIIEDRDFTFNHRTPGDLKDRFRTCCPAELCEPSGVPKPTLPPPAASRRPTAGKARKGLHSENILIEEDAQPPADSQSPPHEADRPPKKKSRAHRKKVEDLAELGIHGPFKKSPRRERRPFSDQDDREILEGLDIYGPAWSKIQRDPRYHLSSRQPTDLRDRVRNKYPAVFQRIEKCTFHSAKDDGRGNDTLEPSVTLSIGDSLKPPPPSTSGNQPISHSSSKEDLSSWPLQMLEYGHTPSPATFEFAELNGPHLLGGEMDIARLLLDESRLSQTPTRPYDAYSGSSSSSVAGTEHRRDRHRVHPVKC